A stretch of the Chlorobiota bacterium genome encodes the following:
- a CDS encoding SLBB domain-containing protein, whose protein sequence is MIKYIILYNLIAFSIVLAQQPIVTGEDPRYPGSTGNYENTTYDTTSLKMARERAIEANVAMESPIDENEYLMGPGDIITLSISTTKPLQFELPVTPDAKIIIPTIGEVNVRDKTLFEIKKSISSTINKIYKADVAVSLKKIRQFKVYIIGAVIRTGVVLANPASRVSDIIDLAGGASTKASKRSVTIFRKGNEILIDLLPFYTNGDFNSNPYVRGGDVIRIGVQDAKNVISCFGAVQRPGEFSFHEGDSISNMIKYCFGFSAGAMLDSIEVVSLNINGKIVERYICKAKNNGEILNNKALKAGDRIFVKFIPNYLKSGRVVVRGEVTFPGSIAIESGQTKLKDVIKQFGGFTNEASLSDVSVIRRKVLSEPDNEFGRIIGIDPKDRSPEEVQYFRAKTREKRGVMSVNVSNLLSGAESENITIEDDDSIFVPTKKTYVKLTGKVKNPGSVTYQKGYNFIDYIKTSGGFGWRADEDETQIIKGRTNEAFLASKGDDYELEPGDAIFVPEKTEATFWKTFTEVISIVAQIATITAVIISLSKP, encoded by the coding sequence ATGATAAAATATATAATATTATACAATTTAATAGCTTTTAGTATTGTTTTAGCCCAGCAACCTATTGTAACAGGAGAAGACCCAAGATACCCTGGTTCTACTGGGAATTATGAAAACACTACTTATGATACAACTTCTTTGAAAATGGCTCGCGAAAGAGCTATTGAAGCCAATGTTGCAATGGAGAGCCCAATAGATGAAAACGAATACTTAATGGGACCTGGTGATATTATAACTCTAAGCATATCAACAACTAAGCCTCTTCAGTTTGAACTTCCTGTTACACCTGATGCTAAAATAATTATACCAACAATTGGTGAAGTTAATGTTCGAGATAAAACTTTATTTGAAATAAAAAAATCAATTAGTTCTACAATTAACAAAATTTATAAAGCAGACGTTGCAGTTTCATTAAAAAAAATAAGACAATTTAAAGTTTATATAATTGGAGCAGTTATTAGAACTGGTGTAGTTTTAGCTAACCCTGCTTCTAGGGTTTCAGATATTATAGATTTAGCAGGAGGAGCTTCAACAAAAGCTTCTAAAAGATCGGTTACTATTTTCAGAAAAGGTAATGAAATTTTAATTGATTTGTTGCCATTCTATACTAATGGTGATTTCAATTCAAATCCTTATGTAAGGGGTGGAGACGTAATTAGGATTGGAGTTCAAGATGCAAAAAATGTAATATCTTGCTTTGGTGCTGTTCAACGCCCTGGTGAATTTAGTTTTCATGAAGGTGACTCAATTTCAAATATGATAAAGTATTGTTTTGGCTTTTCAGCTGGAGCTATGCTTGATTCAATTGAAGTTGTATCTCTAAATATAAACGGGAAAATAGTAGAAAGGTATATTTGTAAAGCTAAAAATAATGGTGAGATCTTAAATAATAAAGCCCTCAAAGCTGGTGACAGAATTTTTGTAAAATTTATTCCAAACTACTTAAAATCTGGAAGAGTTGTGGTAAGAGGTGAAGTAACTTTTCCAGGTTCAATTGCAATTGAATCTGGGCAAACAAAACTAAAAGATGTTATAAAACAATTTGGAGGATTTACCAATGAAGCATCATTGAGTGATGTTTCTGTAATTAGAAGGAAGGTTCTTAGTGAGCCTGATAATGAATTTGGAAGAATTATTGGAATTGATCCTAAAGATAGATCTCCAGAGGAGGTACAATATTTCAGAGCTAAAACTCGAGAGAAAAGAGGAGTGATGTCTGTTAATGTTTCTAACCTACTAAGTGGTGCTGAATCGGAGAATATCACAATTGAAGATGATGATTCTATATTTGTACCAACAAAAAAAACTTATGTAAAATTAACTGGTAAAGTAAAAAATCCAGGTAGCGTAACATATCAAAAGGGATATAATTTCATAGATTATATAAAAACTTCAGGTGGGTTTGGATGGAGGGCAGATGAAGACGAAACACAAATAATAAAAGGAAGAACTAATGAAGCATTTCTTGCTTCTAAAGGTGATGATTATGAGCTTGAACCTGGTGACGCAATATTTGTACCCGAAAAAACAGAGGCTACATTTTGGAAAACTTTTACTGAAGTAATTTCTATTGTAGCTCAAATTGCAACCATTACAGCAGTAATTATTTCTTTATCCAAACCTTAA
- a CDS encoding deoxyribodipyrimidine photo-lyase: MKSICWLRRDLRLNDNAALFHACNNSNEVFIIFIFDLNILNKLEKNDRRVSFIENSIKDLQKKLSNLNSSIIVLYGYPVKLIPQIALELNVQSVYTNYDYEEYGKNRDKEIQNSLTSNSINFYSYKDQAIFDRNEILNLSSNIYKVFTPYKNAWLKKIDSLTNSNSLNNPIIDFNPDLTKLVNTNNINDNNTSIDISKIGFNSQKLWLNSGEIGGNELLKSFIFNIDNYKETRDFPSIKNGTSHLSVHLRFGTISIRSLVRHSYKRNTIGSDTWLSELIWRDFYKMLLDKFPSTKENCFKKEFDNLQWENNFELWEAWCIGMTGYPIIDAAMRHFNKTGWMHNRLRMIVASFLTKDLLIDWKMGERYFAQHLLDFDLSANIGGWQWCASVGCDAQPYFRIFNPISQSIKFDTNGDFIRENCPELSGFSNDSIHFPFTSSISEQFSANCIIGKNYPSPIVDHSIQRIKALEMFKKCKENM; this comes from the coding sequence ATGAAATCAATCTGTTGGCTACGTAGAGATTTAAGACTAAATGATAATGCAGCTTTGTTTCACGCATGCAATAATTCAAATGAAGTTTTTATTATTTTTATTTTTGATTTGAATATCCTAAACAAATTAGAAAAAAATGATAGAAGAGTTTCATTTATAGAGAATTCGATTAAAGATCTTCAAAAAAAATTATCAAATTTAAACTCATCAATTATTGTTTTATATGGTTACCCAGTTAAACTTATCCCACAAATAGCCTTAGAACTTAATGTTCAATCAGTATATACAAATTATGATTATGAAGAGTATGGTAAGAACAGGGATAAAGAAATTCAAAATTCTTTGACTTCAAATAGTATTAATTTTTACTCTTATAAAGATCAAGCAATTTTTGATCGAAATGAAATATTGAATTTATCATCAAATATTTATAAAGTTTTTACTCCCTATAAAAATGCTTGGCTAAAAAAAATTGATTCATTAACCAATTCTAATTCTTTAAACAATCCTATAATTGATTTTAATCCTGATTTAACAAAGCTTGTAAATACAAATAATATTAATGATAATAATACAAGTATTGATATATCAAAAATTGGGTTTAATAGTCAAAAATTATGGTTAAATTCTGGCGAAATTGGTGGCAATGAATTGTTAAAAAGTTTCATTTTTAATATAGATAATTATAAGGAAACTCGCGATTTCCCATCTATTAAAAATGGTACATCTCATTTATCAGTTCATTTAAGATTCGGAACAATTTCAATTAGGTCACTTGTACGGCACTCTTATAAAAGGAACACAATTGGAAGTGATACTTGGTTAAGTGAATTAATTTGGAGAGATTTTTACAAAATGCTTTTAGATAAATTTCCTTCAACAAAAGAAAATTGTTTTAAAAAAGAGTTTGATAATTTACAATGGGAGAATAATTTTGAACTTTGGGAGGCATGGTGTATTGGAATGACTGGTTACCCAATAATAGATGCTGCAATGAGGCATTTCAATAAAACTGGATGGATGCATAATAGGCTTAGAATGATTGTTGCCTCTTTTCTTACAAAAGATTTACTAATTGATTGGAAAATGGGAGAAAGATATTTTGCTCAACATTTGCTCGATTTTGATTTATCTGCAAATATTGGTGGGTGGCAATGGTGTGCTTCTGTAGGATGTGATGCTCAGCCTTATTTCAGAATTTTTAATCCAATTTCACAATCTATTAAATTTGATACTAATGGTGATTTCATTCGAGAAAACTGTCCTGAACTTTCAGGCTTTTCAAATGACTCAATTCATTTTCCTTTTACCTCAAGTATTAGTGAACAATTTTCTGCAAATTGTATTATTGGTAAGAATTACCCTTCACCAATTGTAGATCATTCAATACAAAGAATAAAAGCATTGGAGATGTTTAAAAAATGTAAGGAGAATATGTAA
- a CDS encoding sigma-70 family RNA polymerase sigma factor → MSNEQRDMKSIKAFSDSEILKEVRSGNRWIFAELIRRYQRQVSSVVHNMLGRCVEAEDIGQEVFIRFYKAIHTFREESGVGTYLTRIAINLSLNEIKRRKKWRNVFFNSLTADEIDTIENLPNEVNDSENNELKEQVDFALSRLNINFRSVVILRLIEGYSVEETAEILNIAIGTVMSRLSRAQAKLRLLLEK, encoded by the coding sequence ATGTCAAACGAACAAAGGGATATGAAATCAATTAAAGCTTTTAGCGATTCTGAAATACTAAAAGAAGTTCGATCAGGGAATCGTTGGATTTTTGCTGAATTGATTCGTAGATACCAAAGGCAAGTCTCCTCCGTAGTGCATAATATGTTAGGTAGATGTGTTGAAGCAGAAGATATTGGGCAGGAAGTTTTTATTAGATTTTACAAAGCAATCCATACATTTAGAGAAGAATCTGGAGTTGGTACTTACCTTACAAGAATTGCAATTAATTTATCGCTTAATGAAATTAAGAGAAGAAAAAAATGGAGGAATGTTTTCTTCAATTCACTTACAGCGGATGAAATTGATACAATAGAAAATCTTCCTAATGAAGTTAACGATTCAGAAAATAATGAGTTAAAAGAACAAGTAGATTTTGCATTAAGTAGGTTAAACATTAATTTCAGATCAGTAGTTATACTCAGATTAATAGAAGGGTATTCAGTTGAAGAAACGGCAGAAATACTTAACATTGCAATTGGAACAGTTATGTCAAGGCTTTCAAGGGCACAGGCTAAACTAAGACTTTTACTTGAAAAATAA
- the pdxH gene encoding pyridoxamine 5'-phosphate oxidase — protein sequence MNLPYNLFDDWFNEASKVIEEPNSMSIATVNKEGKPSLRIVLLKEFNEHGFVFYTNLESKKSLDIKENPYVAICFFWKIIGKQVRIEGNVIPVSNEEADEYFATRPRLSQVGAWASKQSRFLSSREELLQMVNEIEKKYEGKTIPRPPHWSGWRVIPSKIEFWKEGEGRLHTRRIFDLENNIWNEKLLFP from the coding sequence ATGAATCTACCTTATAATTTGTTTGATGATTGGTTTAATGAGGCTTCTAAAGTTATAGAAGAGCCTAACTCAATGTCTATTGCAACTGTTAATAAAGAAGGAAAACCAAGTTTAAGAATTGTGCTCTTAAAAGAATTTAATGAGCATGGGTTTGTTTTTTACACCAATTTGGAAAGCAAGAAATCATTAGACATTAAAGAAAATCCATATGTGGCAATTTGTTTTTTCTGGAAAATAATAGGAAAACAAGTAAGAATTGAAGGTAATGTAATTCCTGTTTCAAATGAAGAGGCAGATGAATACTTCGCCACCAGACCTAGGCTAAGTCAAGTTGGAGCTTGGGCTTCAAAACAAAGCAGATTTTTGAGTAGTAGAGAAGAACTGCTTCAAATGGTTAATGAAATTGAAAAAAAATATGAGGGAAAAACTATACCAAGACCTCCACATTGGTCAGGATGGAGAGTAATTCCATCTAAAATTGAGTTCTGGAAAGAGGGTGAAGGAAGGTTACATACGCGTCGTATTTTTGATTTAGAAAATAATATTTGGAATGAAAAGTTATTATTCCCATAA
- the murA gene encoding UDP-N-acetylglucosamine 1-carboxyvinyltransferase — protein MDKFVINGGTRLCGRTYVTGAKNATLELMPAALLAPGVYNLGNTPNIRDVWTMSRLLASMGVHAELNNNNLFLDTSNLTSQEAPYEHVKKMRASIHVLGPLLARYGNAKVSLPGGCAWGPRPVDLHLKGLERLGAEITIEGGYIIAKANRLRGANISLDVSSVGATFNIMAAATLAEGRTTINNAAMEPEVTAAGRMLQKMGANIEGLGTSTLVIEGVKDLKSVDEETIPDRIEAGTLLMAVAMTGGEAVLTKTNPYHLAFVLEKLEETGCEIDTRADEIIIKAPDELKPVSITTGVYPGFPTDMQAQWMALMTAAKGTSIVTDNVYRDRFSHVPELSRLGCDITLHENCATIQGGKILTGAPVTSTDLRASIAMVMCGMVADGVTEVLRVYHLDRGYECIERRLTALGAEIKRVKTEEM, from the coding sequence ATGGACAAATTCGTAATCAATGGAGGAACACGTTTGTGTGGCAGAACCTATGTTACTGGAGCAAAGAATGCAACACTTGAATTAATGCCCGCAGCATTACTTGCACCAGGGGTATATAATTTAGGAAACACTCCAAATATTCGTGACGTTTGGACAATGTCTAGGCTTTTAGCTTCAATGGGAGTTCATGCAGAATTAAATAATAATAATTTATTCCTAGATACTTCTAACCTTACTTCGCAGGAAGCACCTTACGAACATGTAAAGAAAATGAGAGCTTCTATTCATGTGCTTGGTCCATTGTTAGCTAGATATGGAAATGCAAAAGTGTCATTGCCTGGTGGTTGCGCATGGGGACCAAGACCTGTAGATTTGCATCTTAAAGGTCTTGAAAGGCTTGGTGCTGAAATTACTATTGAAGGTGGTTATATTATTGCAAAAGCTAACAGGCTGCGAGGAGCAAATATTTCTTTAGATGTTTCCTCTGTTGGAGCTACATTTAATATTATGGCTGCAGCGACTTTGGCTGAAGGTAGAACCACAATAAATAATGCAGCAATGGAGCCTGAGGTTACTGCAGCTGGTAGAATGCTTCAAAAAATGGGAGCTAATATTGAAGGGCTTGGTACTTCAACTTTAGTTATTGAAGGGGTAAAAGATTTGAAATCAGTTGATGAAGAAACAATACCAGATAGGATTGAAGCAGGAACACTTTTAATGGCAGTTGCAATGACTGGTGGAGAAGCTGTTCTTACAAAAACTAATCCTTATCATCTTGCTTTTGTTCTTGAGAAACTTGAAGAAACTGGATGCGAGATTGATACTCGTGCTGATGAAATAATTATTAAAGCTCCCGATGAACTCAAACCTGTTAGTATTACAACTGGGGTATATCCTGGCTTTCCAACAGATATGCAAGCTCAATGGATGGCTTTAATGACAGCTGCTAAAGGAACTAGTATTGTTACAGATAATGTTTACAGAGATAGATTTTCTCATGTTCCAGAACTTTCAAGATTAGGTTGTGATATAACCTTACATGAAAACTGTGCTACTATTCAAGGTGGTAAAATACTAACTGGTGCACCAGTAACAAGTACAGATTTAAGAGCTTCAATTGCTATGGTTATGTGTGGTATGGTAGCTGATGGGGTAACTGAAGTTTTAAGAGTATATCATCTTGATAGGGGTTATGAATGTATTGAACGTAGGTTAACAGCTTTAGGTGCTGAAATTAAAAGAGTTAAAACAGAGGAAATGTAA
- a CDS encoding GNAT family N-acetyltransferase yields the protein MILIRKTEREDFEVLFNLICSLAEYEKLKVPDDLAKKRLLEDGFGSSPKYISYLVYYDSKPVGYAITFETYSSFLAKPTFYLEDIFVLEQFRNKKIGFSFFSYLIDIAKNNDCGRFEFIVLDWNLNAIKFYEKFGAIHQEEWLNYRITF from the coding sequence ATGATATTAATTCGAAAAACTGAAAGAGAAGATTTTGAAGTATTATTTAATTTGATATGCTCTTTAGCAGAATATGAAAAATTAAAAGTTCCAGATGATTTAGCAAAAAAAAGGCTATTGGAAGATGGGTTTGGTAGTTCACCAAAATACATTTCATATCTTGTTTATTATGATTCAAAACCAGTTGGATACGCAATCACATTTGAAACCTATTCTTCATTTTTAGCAAAACCAACATTTTATTTAGAAGATATATTTGTTCTTGAACAATTTAGAAATAAGAAAATAGGTTTTTCTTTTTTTAGTTACTTGATTGATATAGCAAAAAATAATGATTGTGGTAGGTTTGAATTTATTGTTTTAGATTGGAATTTGAATGCAATTAAATTCTATGAAAAATTTGGAGCTATTCATCAAGAAGAATGGTTAAATTACAGAATAACATTCTGA
- a CDS encoding DNA primase translates to MRDNEIVERIRSEANIVDIVSDYLRLRKTGKNWLGLCPFHDDKKPSFTVEPVRGIYKCFACGKGGNVFTFLMEKNNWTFPETLRNLAERYGIPMEENKKNKDSISSNEILTNIISKANKFYCENLENPNNLLARSYISKRGFTLEIIKKFSIGYALDDWDTLFKILLKSGEKIEDIEKAGLVIKRDNRNGYYDRFRGRLLFAIHSSTGKIVGFGARRLNEDDSQPKYINSPESPVYHKSKLLYGLFQAKDSIRKSGQAIIVEGYVDVISMHQAGVQNVVATCGTSLAKEHSDLLNRYAQNVLLVFDSDNAGEIATLRGINILLKKGIDVSVLRLPQGEDPDSFVRKFGAKEFERKIQMQSQTFLDFISKLFKQKGDLDTPEKKTQSIRIILESISLIPDQLKRQLYVQKFISDFHLNENMVMSELKNAREIVSKEIYREKRLIENENKNQNQIIVNNLVSNQLPDAIKQKKIPLNINSLPSAEYHILKIMCEGDSQIIEHTLNNLTESDFSHPVLKHMFSMIAAYYENQRTFGLDEIHLEELEEDMRELIAMLAIEPESLSEYWSKMDPELKSTNPWLIVQDSINKIKIIKFDNELMMLQDKLKSNNISLLDEDNVFKLIKEISDKRSELGMKFI, encoded by the coding sequence ATGAGGGATAATGAAATAGTTGAGAGAATTCGTTCTGAAGCAAATATTGTAGATATTGTTTCCGATTATTTACGGTTAAGAAAAACTGGTAAGAATTGGCTAGGGCTTTGTCCATTTCATGATGATAAAAAACCTTCATTCACAGTTGAGCCAGTTAGAGGAATTTATAAATGTTTTGCTTGTGGAAAAGGTGGAAATGTTTTCACTTTTTTAATGGAAAAAAATAATTGGACATTCCCAGAAACGTTACGTAATCTGGCAGAACGATATGGGATACCAATGGAGGAAAACAAAAAGAATAAAGATTCTATAAGTTCAAATGAGATTCTTACAAATATAATTAGTAAAGCAAATAAATTTTATTGTGAAAACCTAGAGAACCCAAACAATTTATTAGCTAGAAGTTATATTTCTAAAAGAGGATTTACACTTGAGATTATTAAAAAGTTCAGTATAGGGTATGCTTTAGATGATTGGGATACTTTATTTAAAATTCTTTTAAAATCAGGAGAAAAGATTGAGGATATAGAAAAAGCAGGGTTAGTTATAAAAAGAGATAATCGAAATGGTTATTATGATAGATTTAGAGGTAGGCTTTTGTTTGCTATTCATTCATCTACTGGAAAAATTGTTGGATTTGGAGCTAGAAGACTTAATGAAGATGATTCACAACCAAAGTATATAAATTCCCCTGAAAGCCCAGTCTATCACAAAAGTAAATTGCTGTATGGTCTATTTCAAGCTAAAGATTCAATTCGGAAATCTGGTCAAGCAATTATTGTTGAAGGTTATGTTGATGTAATTTCTATGCATCAAGCTGGGGTTCAAAATGTTGTTGCAACTTGCGGTACTTCACTTGCTAAAGAACATTCAGATCTTCTTAATAGATATGCTCAAAACGTTTTACTTGTTTTTGATAGTGATAATGCTGGTGAAATAGCAACATTAAGGGGAATAAATATCTTACTCAAAAAAGGGATTGATGTTTCTGTTTTGAGATTACCTCAGGGAGAAGATCCAGACTCCTTTGTAAGGAAATTTGGAGCTAAAGAATTTGAAAGAAAAATTCAAATGCAATCACAAACATTTCTTGATTTTATTTCAAAACTTTTCAAGCAAAAAGGTGACCTAGACACCCCTGAGAAAAAAACACAATCGATTAGAATTATTTTAGAGTCTATCTCTCTAATTCCAGATCAACTTAAAAGACAATTATATGTTCAGAAGTTTATATCTGATTTTCACTTAAATGAAAATATGGTAATGTCTGAACTTAAAAATGCGAGGGAGATAGTAAGTAAAGAAATTTATCGAGAAAAGAGATTAATTGAGAATGAAAATAAGAATCAGAATCAGATAATTGTAAACAATCTAGTTTCTAATCAACTGCCCGATGCTATAAAGCAAAAAAAAATCCCATTAAATATTAATTCTCTTCCTTCAGCAGAATACCATATTCTAAAAATAATGTGTGAAGGTGACTCTCAAATTATTGAGCACACTTTAAACAATTTAACTGAATCTGATTTCTCTCATCCTGTTCTCAAGCATATGTTTAGTATGATTGCTGCTTATTATGAAAATCAGAGGACATTTGGATTAGATGAAATACATTTAGAAGAACTTGAAGAAGATATGCGTGAACTTATTGCAATGCTTGCAATAGAACCTGAATCTTTATCTGAGTATTGGAGTAAAATGGATCCTGAATTGAAAAGCACTAACCCTTGGTTAATTGTTCAAGATAGTATTAATAAGATTAAAATTATTAAGTTTGATAATGAATTGATGATGTTGCAAGATAAACTAAAATCTAATAACATAAGTTTATTAGATGAGGATAATGTTTTTAAATTGATAAAAGAAATTTCAGATAAAAGATCAGAACTTGGAATGAAATTTATTTAA
- a CDS encoding rhodanese-like domain-containing protein, with translation MKEYIKEASLILIAIILIVILFNTFSSNSIPWVTEEKVKSESANNSELGLDSSSSIDTKSNLNTKEILLSQQDSLNRLSQNINNDSSKNTNQLNNVKDSLKLFTQKQDSIKKIVLKQKLDSLKSLKSIKNLAESTKQDNVINDEIINCDKIKEINTIQAKQLFDKKVNVMFVDARPETQYNDGHIAGSIHAYGDQFAPNIPKFLSMPKDRIFVCYCGGGDECTLSHEAAKGLCQIGFKKVFVYKGGYKEWYENNYPWEK, from the coding sequence ATGAAGGAATATATTAAAGAGGCTTCTTTAATTTTAATTGCAATAATATTAATTGTAATTTTATTCAATACTTTCTCTTCTAATTCAATACCTTGGGTTACTGAGGAAAAAGTAAAATCTGAATCAGCAAATAATTCTGAATTAGGCTTAGATTCAAGCTCTTCCATTGATACTAAATCAAACCTAAATACAAAAGAAATTTTATTATCCCAACAAGATAGTTTAAATCGACTTAGTCAAAATATAAATAATGATTCTTCTAAAAACACCAATCAGTTAAATAATGTTAAAGATAGTTTAAAACTATTTACTCAAAAGCAAGATTCTATCAAAAAAATTGTTTTAAAACAAAAATTAGATTCTTTAAAGAGTTTAAAATCTATTAAAAATCTAGCTGAAAGCACAAAACAAGATAATGTTATTAATGATGAGATTATTAATTGTGATAAGATAAAGGAGATAAATACAATTCAAGCAAAACAGTTATTCGATAAGAAAGTTAATGTAATGTTTGTAGATGCCAGACCAGAAACTCAATATAATGATGGTCATATTGCTGGATCTATTCATGCTTATGGTGACCAGTTTGCGCCTAATATTCCAAAATTTTTATCAATGCCTAAGGACAGAATATTTGTTTGTTATTGTGGTGGAGGTGATGAATGTACTTTAAGCCATGAAGCAGCAAAAGGGTTATGCCAAATTGGGTTTAAAAAAGTGTTTGTTTATAAAGGAGGCTATAAAGAATGGTATGAAAATAATTATCCTTGGGAGAAATAA
- the folK gene encoding 2-amino-4-hydroxy-6-hydroxymethyldihydropteridine diphosphokinase, which produces MNHNIYLSLGSNFGDKKENILNSIKEIDRLKHTNVVLISSFYETKPIGYIHQPDFLNASLKIESELQPLELFYFLKGIEKKLGRIEREKWHEREIDIDIIYFNDLIYSDNLINIPHIESHNRTFVLEPLTEISPDFIHPILKLKNIVLLDNLLKISNKKT; this is translated from the coding sequence TTGAATCATAACATTTACCTATCCCTAGGCTCTAATTTTGGGGATAAAAAAGAAAATATCTTAAATTCAATTAAAGAAATTGACAGACTAAAACATACGAATGTAGTTTTAATTTCGTCCTTTTATGAAACTAAGCCAATTGGTTATATTCATCAACCAGATTTTTTAAATGCATCTTTAAAGATTGAATCTGAATTACAGCCATTAGAGTTATTCTATTTTTTGAAAGGGATTGAAAAAAAATTAGGTAGAATTGAAAGAGAAAAATGGCACGAAAGAGAAATTGATATTGATATAATCTATTTTAATGACCTTATATATTCAGATAATCTAATAAATATTCCCCATATAGAGTCACATAACAGAACTTTTGTTCTCGAACCATTAACAGAAATTTCACCAGATTTTATTCATCCAATTTTAAAACTAAAAAATATTGTTTTGTTAGATAATTTATTGAAAATATCTAATAAAAAAACTTAA
- the ccoS gene encoding cbb3-type cytochrome oxidase assembly protein CcoS: MSVLILLIGVSICIAGGFLIVFIKSVKDGQFDDTYTPSVRILLEDNKSKSQ; this comes from the coding sequence ATGTCAGTTCTCATTTTATTGATAGGAGTTAGTATTTGCATAGCAGGTGGATTTTTGATAGTGTTTATTAAATCTGTTAAAGATGGTCAGTTTGATGATACTTACACCCCAAGCGTAAGAATTTTACTAGAAGATAATAAATCTAAATCACAATAA